The DNA sequence aaaaaaaagtagttcagGTTTTAGAATGAACTACCAGCATCAGTTATTTGTAAAAACAACAGAATACAAGCGGAATGCAGTCTCCAGAGGAGGAAACACAGCCTCAGTGGTAAGGGAATTAATGCCTTTCCTAGCTGGCCAATTAGCTTATGAACTTTGTTGTAGTCTCCTCCCAAACTGTAAACATTTAAGACACTGCAGAACTGTCATTTCCTCTTTTTACTATTAGATGCACTAGAATCAACTTATATTGCGTATCACCTTccagaaatacaaggaaaataaacctTGAAATAAGTATCctgaataaagagaaaaaatactcaCTTTAGTAAGTCTTCCCTGCATTGTTTTTGAGGAGCAAAACAGGCAACAGCCCAAACTTTAATCTCAATGCCAGCATAGAACTGTTTCCCTCTCATGTCCCACACACCTTGGTTTGGTGTGGCCACAGTCTTGTTCTAGGTAAAAAccaaaggcaaattaaaaataaaatgtcgCTTTGACTATAGCTGAACAGTGCTCATACAAAGAAAGCCTTACGAGAAGACACAGGGAGTGCTTAATGAATTTAAATAACCTCAGGACGAGGTATTTTACAAGATGGAAAACTCACCCTGCCTCCATACTGCAGCATTGGTGCTGGCAAAACTCTGCCTGTCAGCTCCGTCATTTCGTTATGGACAACAATACCAAACTCCTTCAGGTACGGGTCAGGTCCACCCACCATACTGTTACTTTTCACCTGGTGACAAGAAAAGTATTTATGTGACACACGTAATGCTTCAGgcagctctgtcctctttgccaTGAATAGGCCTTCTATTTAAAAGGATTTGTTTTAAGTCAGTCAGGTTTTTGAACTTCTGCAGTTCTTGGTCATTCTGCTATCATCACGTACGCTACAATGCTTCTGGAGGAGCCACAAGAAGCAACAAACGGAGACTgttcagctggaaaaagcaCTCACTAGTCTGCTGATTTCTTCCTGTCGGTCTGGCGCAGATCTTGCAGTTGCTTTTATCATAGTCGACGTCTGATTGTCCGTTAGCTTCTTGATACATCTCTGGCCTGCCACGATGTTACACACCTACACGGGAACAGCAGAGGTGGCGTGACACCGTGTAACGGCGGATGCACCGCGATGCCAGAGGGAGCGAGACTCTTACCTCAAGCGGTAAGTATGTGTGTTTCTGCTCCTGCCCTACTTGGAGACAGGGAAGGTGAGGATATTTTAGCTGCAGACTGTACTTCTGCTTAAAATACTGAGCTACTGTACACTCCATAGCCTGCCCATTTTCCAGCTGCAGAGGAAACCTATAAAGGACATTTGTTCTGGTTAGacttttcaagatttttttttttttaacaggaaaaaatggtaTGGAAAAATCTATTCCAGACTGGAAATGctggaaacatttattttccttagctACTGGATCTGTGCTTTATGAAAAGATTTTATAGACTATAGTCTGAATTTTTcagagctatttttaaaattatagctTTTGATAAGTATGTTTGAAAGTCAGGACACAGCTTCAATTTTCCTGTGTTGAAGGAAATAAAGCAGTGGTCTAAACCCACACTATTCCTCTACTCCACAAAGACTAAACATTCTTGTAAAGCCACACAGCTGCTTCACCTCCAGAATCAATTATTCTTTCATAAACAATGTACCCAGTATATCAAAGAGgttcaagattttaaaatttgccaGAAAGTGCTTGTATACGTACGTCTGATGACTGGCTGGTCGCCGAGTAACATTGCAAACTCGGTATTTTCTCTTCATCTGGCCACAGTGGGTAACCTCTACTTTTAGACCTGAAAACCCAACACAAGTGTCATGTAAATAAATTCAAGCATCTGAGTCACCTTTGAGAAGGATGAGGGCAAAAAGGCACAGGCCAGCTTCCCAAGTGCTTTGCCAATTTTCATTACAATGTAACATGAGCAGGTTTCCAGTATTTTGTTGCAGCAGCTTTAGAACAAGCCTTTACCTCTGATTTCTTTGGTAAATTTGACACGCTGGGAGTCCGTAAGAGGCTTGGTTTGTTCATTGATGTTCTGAATGTCCAAGACCTCACACATGAACTCAATGATAGGCTGGGCACGATAGAAAGCAGTTGCTGACactaagataaaaaaaaaagaggacattTAATTTAGAAGCAGCAAGAACTCTGTTACATTAGCGAGACAATCTCCTACATACCATCAATGTTGAGCATCATGTTCCACATGGCAGGCCTGACCGACTGGTGGAAACCGAACCAGACCTCCCTGCCACCACCCAGAGGGTGGTAATAACCTTcagggggggagaaaaaggagcgACCCACAGGAGtgtacctgaaaaaaaaatatgacaatGAATACTTTGGTCATTCCTTCCTGATACACCTTTTTACATCCATGCTTATAGTGTTTAAAAGTACAGTAAATTTCTACAGCACGTTAGAACTGTTAGAGCTATCTCATGGCAAGCACACAAAGCCTTTACCAACAGTGCAGCTGGAAAGGCTATAGCAAATTCCTGCTAGAAACATGACCAGCAGATACAAGGCCTGAGTTCGGATCAGATTTCCTTATTCTAGTGCAAATTTGTAAGGCAGGCGTTGAATTACACAACCACGTCCCTCAGCCCTTCTACCGCAAGAAAGTGCAACAGCAGTAGAACAGCAGCAAGTAATAACCAACATAAACGTTAAGACAGATATGAGATTAAGGCAGTCAGGAAGGCACCGACTGTACCCACCTCATGGAGGGAAGGTGCCGTGTGATTACGTCAAGCGCCTGTACAGAATCTTCAGGAACTTCGTTCAAGTGCCCTGCCAGAGCTTCCAGCAGCAACTGAAGGCTGACGACTGACACCCACTGAATGGATACTTTAAACGTCTGgtccttcccctctcctggaAGTGTCACCTCCATATCCACCTGACAGAGCCAGAACAGAATTAAGCACAAGCTTTTGTTATGGATTGCAGACTATCACAACACTAAGCAACGTTAAATTTTCCTCCTAGGTATCCTTTGAATCTCTATTTTTGACAATTAGTTTGTGTAATTCTCTTAAAATATTACAGATGGTCTCCTTAGGATTTCAAAAGCTTTAGTCATCTGAGAAACTGCACTGAGGTATCCTTAAGTGTAAATTTTAAGCAGTAATTAGTACGGTGACATCAAAGCTCTGGAAAACTGTgagtcattttttttaagtcagtcaATTAATAGCGAGACATCTTGTGAACCAAAcgggaaggcaaaaaaaagccttttggtcaaaaaggaaaacacaaatctCAGAGTTCTAACACAGTCCTTGAGATTATTCTGCCACATCAGCCCAAAGCGTAAACGTGAACTCATTTTACACATTCCTCGTGGCACTGTACCAGCAACAACCAGAACCCAAAGATGACAAACTTCAGTAAAACACCAGTAAGCTCCTAGAGATCCCTGACTGGCACTGCCTGTCAGTTCCAAGACTATACTAAAACTCGTGACAGTATTTTGGGTTTATGTCAAGAAAAGAACACTTTTCAAATGACACTGTGACAGTTTCCCAAAGAAACTTAAAGCTGCTTATAGTAACACTTACTCTATCCCGGCCAATAGGTAAGGGGTGTGCAGTGTACATGTTCCGTTTCCCATCGTATCCAGGCTGCCGATCGCCAAATATCTGCATCTTGAAGTGTCTCACCATAGTATCCACCACCTCTCTACAGAGGGATTTATCGAGTTAGgttgaagaacagaaaatccAGCAACAGTCTGATACagtttaaaattcctttttcacattttcttaaatGAGCAAGGTAGGAGAAACAACAAGTCAACATCAGGAGTTGTAAAAGTCTCCTCCAGATTAAGACACCTAAGTTTCACCATACAGGTGAAACAAGGAGAATATTCTATTATAGCTCACTGAAAAGCAACTGCTGCCCAGAGCACAAACCTCCCCTGGCCTTCAGCAGACGGGGAATTTCGAGGATGTAGATTTCTTAAATTGAGGCAcattcactttttaatttttttttattaaacaactcataCCTGTTCACTCTTCGGGGGCGTTTTTCTGGTTTGATATCTACATCATAGTGATAAACATCAATCTTGGGGATCTGAACCTGAAAATGATTGGCCAGGAGGCGGATGGGCTTCCCAACAGTTCCCAGGCCTGGGCGACGGGGTGGCTGGAAAAGGCTTGCCGGGGGCCCTAGGGAAGTCAAACAAACAGGTATGAGATGTAATTGATCGTTCAGTGCCGTCTCCTTCCAGGTGTACTTTAGCTGACTTTCtgacagggcagaaagaaatcTTCAGTAGCTTTCGGAGGTTGCAAATGGAGGTGTTCCAGGTGGCTCAGCCTTCCAGCTGCTTGGACTttccaggtaaaaaaaaacGTGTCCCCTAAAGCACATATTCATTCTCAAAATTTTAGTGACATTTATTCACGACTGTGGTTATGAACTTCAGAGAGTCCTTGAGATGGGGTACAACCATTTAcatattatgtatttttatgtaatgtAAAGATAAATATATTCCTACCACCATTTCTACAACCAGCCACACCAGCcacattttttcattgttttcactATAGGCTTAAAGTTCAGATGTTAATGATTGTCACTCTTGGCATACTTAGGACATACATCCCcaatttttatctgaaaattgTTAGTACCTGGAAATGGGTAAGggatatttttattctaaactaaattaaaaacatatttccgTATTGAATCTAAGCTAAAAGAGTTTTGTCGTTTCCTTTACATTGTGAACACATCACTTTTGTTAATAGTGAAATACTTTTCCCCTAGAGTGCAATTTCAGCCAATTTAAAATTCCAACAcgaagaaaggaggaaaggttTAGGCTTTCTTCTAAACAGAAGAGTATGGGAGAAAGTATAAAGAAAGGTACAGACTCCTAACAGATGTGGAGAAAACTTATTTGGACAAAAGTAAGAGCTTCAGGAACAGTTCTAAGGAGGAAATTATTAAGAGGCTTAAAAAAGTACTCACATGCAAGCTAATCACTAGTTAAGTCTTTAGTTAACTTCCTCAAAGTGTTAAGATTTGTGATACATGTTAATAAGattaaacacttttaaaaaaaaactatcaCAGCCTCCGTTGACACTGCACATAAAGCAAACTGaatttgtgtattttcatgGGTTTTGTCTGTATCTGCCAGTGCTTGGTGTGATCTAAGTTTCTTCCCTCTGTTGTAGAGCAgcaaaggagggggaaaaagtatTACAACACAAGAATGCCATAATAAAGCAATCATAAAACTTAGGGCAAATTGAGTATCACAAGACTGTGTCAGCCTGCCAGCACCCATTTCAGTCAAAGGCTCAGAGTTTATACCAGGAGGGAAGAGGTAGACAAGGGGAAGATGAAACTCCTACTTGGGTACACTTTAGGATGCAGCAATAAACTTTTAACACAATCCTAAACTAAACCCAGGACCAAATCCAAGGAGCCTCCTACACTGGGTTTACAAGCCATCCAAAGGCTACATTACCAGTTAAACTTACCGGCCTGAGGACACTAACTCCAGAACACATCTGAGCAGAAGTAACGCTCAGAGTGTGTAGGCAGCTGCAGCCCACTCCACACGTCAGCTgcccacagctgcagcagcagggtggCTGCCGGGGCCACAGACAGCCCACGCGGCACATCACGGGCTCCGCGCCCGCCTGACTAATCGCAGGCATCCAGGAGGAGCTCGCGACGCCGTAGTGAAACCGGTTGTGAGGTACAGTTAGTGCTGTAAAAAACTACAGCTGTCTGGACAAGCGTGAAGCATCAAGGGCAATCAAAGTTTGCTGTGCTTGTTTGGATACTAGAGAGATGATCCATTAATCCCGTGCTAATTAGTCTGAAGTAAGTGCAGGCACTGACCTCCTGCAAGAGATTAAATGACAACTATATTTACCCATTTTCCTCCCTCGGTATTGACAAGTTCTGTAAACAGGCATGGCAACGCTGACCTCGGTCTGTTTTGatcaaaggagaaaaacctGACATCATCTCCTTCCTAAAGTTATTTCTCAGCGGATTCCAGAGAACAAGCTACGAGCTGCTTTCCCATTTGAAGCCAGGCTGCCCTGCAAGTCACACGGATTTTATCAGGATTTTTACTTCATCAGCCTGACTCAGGTTATATGTGCTGTTACTCTTTCGTCTACTCTGTGTCGATTATGTACCAAGCACCCTCA is a window from the Nyctibius grandis isolate bNycGra1 chromosome 24, bNycGra1.pri, whole genome shotgun sequence genome containing:
- the LOC137673193 gene encoding protein argonaute-4; the encoded protein is MEALGPGPPASLFQPPRRPGLGTVGKPIRLLANHFQVQIPKIDVYHYDVDIKPEKRPRRVNREVVDTMVRHFKMQIFGDRQPGYDGKRNMYTAHPLPIGRDRVDMEVTLPGEGKDQTFKVSIQWVSVVSLQLLLEALAGHLNEVPEDSVQALDVITRHLPSMRYTPVGRSFFSPPEGYYHPLGGGREVWFGFHQSVRPAMWNMMLNIDVSATAFYRAQPIIEFMCEVLDIQNINEQTKPLTDSQRVKFTKEIRGLKVEVTHCGQMKRKYRVCNVTRRPASHQTFPLQLENGQAMECTVAQYFKQKYSLQLKYPHLPCLQVGQEQKHTYLPLEVCNIVAGQRCIKKLTDNQTSTMIKATARSAPDRQEEISRLVKSNSMVGGPDPYLKEFGIVVHNEMTELTGRVLPAPMLQYGGRNKTVATPNQGVWDMRGKQFYAGIEIKVWAVACFAPQKQCREDLLKSFTDQLRKISKDAGMPIQGQPCFCKYAQGADSVEPMFKHLKLTYVGLQLIVVILPGKTPVYAEVKRVGDTLLGMATQCVQVKNVVKTSPQTLSNLCLKINAKLGGINNVLVPHQRPSVFQQPVIFLGADVTHPPAGDGKKPSIAAVVGSMDGHPSRYCATVRVQTSRQETSQELLYSQEVIQDLTNMVRELLIQFYKSTRFKPTRIIYYRGGVSEGQMKQVAWPELIAIRKACISLEEDYRPGITYIVVQKRHHTRLFCADKTERVGKSGNVPAGTTVDSTITHPSEFDFYLCSHAGIQGTSRPSHYQVLWDDNCFTADELQLLTYQLCHTYVRCTRSVSIPAPAYYARLVAFRARYHLVDKDHDSAEGSHVSGQSNGRDPQALAKAVQIHHDTQHTMYFA